From Planococcus halocryophilus, the proteins below share one genomic window:
- a CDS encoding S8 family serine peptidase, with the protein MGKTRVLVCLVLVWSSFVAFGSQVLSEAPSPEVNLTKAMLKPQSPKEKVRIIIELQEEPTIEAATTKGILYKELPERQKEQIEAAALVKQEAAQMAIVKVAPKIDYLETFTAVFNGFSAEVEAGQVAEIEKLPNVKAVYEATEYERPEVEPLMKHSKELVQAQQAWRDYGFKGEGMIVGVIDTGIDPSHRDMILSDNETAALTQAEVEEFVSDHSIEEGAFFTDKVPFGYNYMDANSEIRDVAPTASMHGMHVSGTIAANGDEENGGIKGVAPEAQLLALKVFGNDAMYPTTFGDIYIKAIDDAIKLGADVINMSLGATAGFVDTSSPEQQAVERATNNGILVAISAGNEDMLGSGFQSPFAKNQDYGLIGTPGIAMDSLGVASFENSVITTESFTYQVDGVQTGRALYIAANDIDPTTLPKESYPVVEVGLGQLEDFDGKDVTGKFALIERGIIPFSEKAFLAESMGAAGVIIYNNTTGPVNMEYDPYIQIPFLSTLQKDGLAMKAELDAGKEVTVAFDGQQLETPNPNAGKMSEFTSWGPTPNLDFKPEITAPGGNIFSTLNANEYGLMSGTSMAAPHVAGGTALVFQRIEELGLEGRDRVEFAKNLLMNTANPVELIPGQYVSPRRQGAGLMQLHDALSTDVMVTDENTGDAKVALKEIKDNSITMTLQAENFSDTDATYKVAVSVQTDYTIKHPDRKIDITDPNRAGSNVVTDLVNITLPDTVTVPANGIEEISVTIDISTLRGRPEFAAFTNGYFIDGFITLTDANEEVTGNTPLTVPYFGFNGGWDDAHVFDDVAWNPDTFYATTFLTDENGQIINGGSHQQGFVPEGFAFSPNGDGSRESIIPVFSLLRNAKQLEVNVLDANGKKLRTLQTEKNLVKNFAEYFSYYYDFINEWNGEVLGKPVKDGSYQIEMRAVIDYPDAEWQTLTMPILVDTVAPTATATLNGSTNTVNVTSFTDNTGGGGADRWEVFHNGVELTEDLDTFEDESLAPKTTSYKLPVTINKGDRLTAVFHDTAGNKTTVFLTGAVADTEKPAVSILAPGLFEVLGTKRVEVFGSVEDSSRIVSVTVNGEKAKRFDGLFFQHVLTLDDGRNDIFAKAIDEAGNELEVRSQVLIDTKPVEIELVDVPETVEADQNSTEVRFNVTDNMDQIKVYLIDSEVYSHAMSEPYGENSFEEDITIDVPVESSGENEFTLKVIDAAGNVTEENFTITK; encoded by the coding sequence ATGGGGAAAACGCGTGTATTGGTATGTTTGGTATTGGTGTGGAGTAGCTTTGTCGCTTTTGGGAGCCAAGTGCTGTCAGAAGCACCAAGTCCTGAAGTTAATTTGACAAAAGCGATGTTGAAGCCACAATCGCCAAAAGAAAAGGTGCGTATCATTATTGAGTTACAAGAAGAGCCGACCATTGAAGCGGCGACGACGAAAGGTATTCTGTATAAAGAATTGCCAGAGCGTCAAAAAGAGCAAATTGAAGCAGCAGCGCTAGTAAAGCAAGAAGCTGCGCAAATGGCGATTGTTAAAGTAGCACCGAAAATCGATTATCTCGAAACGTTTACGGCAGTGTTTAATGGCTTTTCTGCAGAAGTTGAAGCGGGACAAGTCGCAGAAATCGAGAAGCTGCCGAATGTGAAGGCGGTTTATGAGGCAACCGAATACGAACGGCCAGAAGTAGAGCCGCTCATGAAACATTCAAAAGAGCTCGTGCAAGCGCAACAAGCTTGGCGCGATTATGGCTTTAAAGGAGAAGGCATGATTGTCGGGGTGATTGATACGGGAATCGACCCGAGTCACCGAGATATGATATTGAGCGATAACGAAACGGCTGCATTAACACAGGCGGAAGTCGAAGAGTTTGTTTCAGATCACAGCATTGAAGAAGGGGCATTTTTTACAGACAAAGTGCCATTTGGCTATAACTATATGGATGCCAATTCGGAAATCCGGGACGTAGCCCCAACGGCATCGATGCACGGTATGCACGTATCGGGAACAATCGCGGCCAATGGCGATGAAGAAAATGGCGGCATTAAAGGAGTTGCTCCAGAAGCGCAATTGCTAGCGCTGAAAGTATTCGGCAATGACGCCATGTATCCGACGACTTTTGGAGATATTTACATTAAAGCAATCGATGACGCCATTAAACTAGGCGCAGACGTCATCAATATGTCACTCGGCGCAACGGCTGGCTTTGTGGATACATCAAGTCCAGAGCAGCAAGCAGTTGAACGCGCGACAAATAACGGCATACTGGTTGCCATATCTGCTGGTAATGAAGACATGTTGGGATCAGGATTCCAATCACCGTTTGCGAAAAATCAAGATTACGGGTTAATCGGCACACCGGGAATCGCGATGGACTCGTTAGGTGTCGCATCTTTTGAAAATAGTGTAATCACGACAGAAAGTTTTACGTATCAAGTAGACGGTGTCCAAACCGGTCGAGCACTCTATATAGCCGCAAATGACATCGATCCGACAACGTTACCTAAAGAATCGTACCCTGTTGTCGAAGTAGGTCTTGGACAACTAGAAGATTTTGATGGAAAAGATGTAACTGGCAAATTTGCTTTAATTGAACGAGGCATTATTCCGTTTTCAGAAAAAGCCTTTTTGGCAGAATCAATGGGTGCTGCGGGTGTCATTATTTACAACAACACGACAGGACCCGTCAATATGGAATATGATCCGTATATCCAAATTCCGTTTTTGTCGACACTGCAAAAAGATGGATTGGCGATGAAAGCAGAGTTGGATGCAGGAAAAGAAGTTACCGTTGCTTTTGACGGCCAACAACTGGAAACACCCAATCCAAATGCCGGCAAAATGAGTGAATTTACCTCTTGGGGACCAACACCCAATTTGGATTTTAAACCAGAAATTACCGCACCAGGAGGTAATATTTTCTCCACACTTAACGCCAATGAATACGGCTTAATGAGTGGAACTTCTATGGCGGCACCGCATGTAGCAGGCGGAACAGCACTTGTCTTCCAGCGCATTGAAGAGCTGGGACTAGAAGGTCGGGACCGCGTCGAGTTTGCGAAAAACTTATTGATGAACACGGCCAATCCCGTGGAACTCATTCCCGGGCAATATGTGTCGCCGCGTCGTCAAGGAGCGGGTCTCATGCAGTTGCATGACGCACTATCGACCGATGTGATGGTGACGGACGAAAATACCGGTGACGCTAAAGTCGCGTTAAAAGAAATTAAAGACAATTCTATTACGATGACGCTACAAGCTGAGAATTTCTCGGATACGGATGCGACGTATAAAGTTGCAGTCAGCGTACAAACCGATTACACAATTAAACACCCGGATCGGAAAATTGATATTACCGATCCAAATCGTGCCGGCTCGAACGTTGTGACAGATCTCGTCAATATCACTCTACCCGATACCGTTACAGTGCCAGCAAACGGCATAGAGGAAATCAGTGTGACAATCGATATCTCGACTTTACGCGGACGTCCAGAATTTGCGGCGTTTACGAACGGGTACTTTATTGATGGATTTATTACATTAACCGATGCCAACGAAGAAGTGACTGGCAACACGCCGCTTACCGTACCGTATTTCGGTTTTAACGGTGGGTGGGACGACGCGCATGTTTTTGATGATGTCGCGTGGAATCCCGATACGTTTTACGCAACCACGTTCTTGACCGACGAAAACGGACAAATTATAAATGGGGGCAGCCATCAACAAGGCTTTGTGCCAGAAGGTTTTGCTTTTTCACCAAATGGTGATGGCAGCCGGGAATCGATTATTCCGGTGTTCTCGCTCTTGCGAAATGCCAAGCAATTAGAAGTCAATGTACTCGACGCGAATGGCAAAAAACTGCGGACCTTGCAAACGGAAAAGAATTTAGTGAAAAACTTCGCTGAATACTTTTCGTATTATTACGATTTCATCAACGAATGGAACGGGGAAGTGCTCGGCAAACCCGTCAAAGACGGCAGCTATCAAATCGAAATGCGTGCGGTCATTGATTATCCAGATGCTGAATGGCAAACCTTAACAATGCCAATTCTTGTTGACACAGTCGCACCAACTGCAACTGCGACGCTCAACGGATCAACCAATACCGTGAACGTCACTAGTTTTACCGATAACACAGGTGGCGGCGGAGCGGACCGCTGGGAAGTGTTCCACAACGGCGTCGAACTTACTGAAGATCTCGATACCTTTGAAGACGAATCGCTAGCGCCGAAAACCACCAGCTACAAACTGCCAGTTACGATCAATAAAGGCGATCGACTAACAGCGGTTTTCCATGACACAGCTGGCAATAAAACCACGGTGTTCTTAACAGGAGCTGTTGCCGATACAGAAAAACCGGCAGTTTCTATTCTAGCACCTGGACTTTTTGAAGTGCTAGGTACAAAACGTGTCGAGGTGTTTGGCAGTGTAGAAGACAGCTCGCGCATCGTGTCGGTTACAGTAAACGGCGAAAAAGCGAAGCGTTTTGACGGTCTGTTTTTCCAACACGTTTTAACACTCGATGACGGCCGTAACGATATTTTTGCGAAAGCAATTGACGAAGCGGGCAACGAACTAGAAGTGCGCAGCCAAGTGTTAATCGATACAAAACCTGTAGAAATCGAACTAGTGGATGTTCCAGAAACAGTAGAAGCTGACCAGAACAGTACGGAAGTAAGGTTTAATGTGACCGACAATATGGACCAAATCAAAGTGTATTTAATCGATA